One stretch of Euwallacea similis isolate ESF13 chromosome 6, ESF131.1, whole genome shotgun sequence DNA includes these proteins:
- the kcc gene encoding solute carrier family 12 member 6 isoform X2 has protein sequence MSSGVDDGNLRPTEAENPCNGEEKQSPVADGHCSPTTDTNESKTTPKGYEEPFDFYYDTEDEEERPRISTFVSSLANYSNTIPNPTSDPDAPPAPPEKGAQMGTLVGVYLPCIQNIFGVILFIRLTWVVGTAGALCGFLIVLICCCVTMLTAISMSAIATNGVVPAGGSYFMISRAIGPEFGGAVGMLFYTGTTLAAAMYIVGAVEIVLVYMAPSITLFGDISDDTVKFNNFRIYGTCILIIMGLIVYIGVKFVNKFAAIALACVLLSIVAVYVGIFYNFHGSDKLFMCVLGNRLLKVEDISHCTKNITGPLYKEYCPNNLCFDYWQKNNLTVERGIKGLSSGVFFDNIHNSFLTEGQFIAKGNHPVDADNVGGNAYSQVMVDITTTFTILIGIFFPSVTGIMAGSNRSGDLKDAQKSIPIGTICAIVTTSTVYLSSVLLFAATVDNLLLRDKFGSSIGGKLVVANFAWPNQWVILIGSFLSTLGAGLQSLTGAPRLLQAIAKDEIIPFLAPFAVSSSRGEPTRALVLTLIICECGLLLGNVDVLAPLLSMFFLMCYGFVNLACAVQTLLRTPNWRPRFKYYHWILSVIGLTLCISVMFMSSWYLALVAMGMAGVIYKYIEYRGAEKEWGDGIRGLALSAARFSLLRLEEGPPHTKNWRPQILLLVKLNSEFQPEHRKYVSLVSQLKAGKGLTICASVIEGDYTEQAVEAVKAKQSLKAIMDKEKVKGFAEILVAKNVPDGLCNLVQTAGLGGLKPNTVILSWPYGWRDDADEEQAFENTVRTLTAAKMALLIPRGIDFFPDITQKMNGHIDIWWIVHDGGLLMLIPFLLKQHRSWKNCKLRIFTVAQFNDNSIQMKKDLKKFLYQLRIEAEVDVVEMSDKDISAYAYERTLVMEQRTQMLRELHLNKRQALGMTLTNGGLEETILVQTVVDQHHAIEKTPSKVRFQEPKVTDNAAADNKTENTTEAKSEPTNEPNPKEEDCENNTKEKEDGAPEKESLKEQNAEDSNEGDGISLEADTVRRVHTAMRLNETIRAMSKDSQLVILNLPSPPKNPVPGKQYYYLDFLEVLSEGMEKVLMVRGGGREVITIYS, from the exons GGTATGAAGAACCTTTCGACTTCTACTACGACACCGAAGATGAAGAAGAAAGACCAAGAATCTCTACATTCGTTAGCTCCTTGGCAAACTATTCCAACACAATTCCTAATCCTACCAGTGACCCGGACGCACCCCCTGCACCTCCAGAAAAGGGGGCACAAATGGGTACCCTCGTAGGAGTTTATCTGCCTTgtattcaaaacatttttggtgtCATTTTGTTCATTCGTCTTACTTGG GTTGTAGGAACAGCAGGAGCCCTTTGTGGCTTTTTGATCGTACTCATTTGTTGTTGCGTAACCATGCTAACAGCTATTTCCATGTCTGCGATTGCCACTAACGGGGTGGTACCGGCAGGGGGGAGTTACTTTATGATATCTCGAGCAATTGGACCTGAATTTGGTGGTGCAGTTGGGATGCTTTTCTACACTGGTACAACATTAGCTGCTGCAATGTATATTGTGGGTGCTGTTGAAATTGTATTG gtTTACATGGCTCCATCGATAACATTGTTCGGAGATATATCTGACGATACTGTGAAGTTTAACAACTTCCGGATTTATGGAACAtgcattttaattatcatGGGTCTCATCGTTTATATTGGGGTGAAGTTCGTTAACAAGTTCGCTGCAATTGCTCTTGCCTGCGTACTGCTTTCCATTGTAGCTGTTTACGTGGGGATTTTTTACAACTTCCATGGCAGCGACAAGCTATT CATGTGCGTATTGGGAAATCGACTTCTCAAAGTGGAAGATATAAGCCACTGTACTAAGAACATCACTGGGCCTTTATACAAGGAGTATTGTCCTAATAATCTTTGCTTTGATTATTGGCAGAAGAATAATCTTACCGTGGAGAGAGGAATTAAAGGGCTGTCTTCTGGAGTATTTTTTG ATAACATCCATAACAGTTTCCTGACGGAAGGGCAATTTATAGCTAAGGGGAATCATCCTGTTGACGCGGACAATGTTGGTGGAAATGCATATTCCCAAGTGATGGTTGATATAACTACCACTTTCACTATACTGATCGGTATTTTTTTCCCGTCCGTAACTGGAATTATGGCTGGATCTAATCGTTCGGGTGATCTCAAAGACGCACAAAAGTCTATACCTATAGGCACAATATGTGCTATTGTGACTACTTCAACTGTATACTTATCTTCAGTATTGTTATTTGCTGCGACCGTCGATAATCTACTTCTAAGGGACAA GTTTGGAAGTTCGATAGGTGGGAAGCTGGTCGTGGCAAACTTTGCATGGCCAAACCAATGGGTTATTTTGATAGGATCATTTTTGTCCACATTAGGAGCAGGCCTGCAATCTCTTACTGGGGCTCCTCGACTATTGCAAGCTATAGCCAAAGATGAAATCATACCATTTCTAGCTCCTTTTGCCGTTTCATCTTCACGTGGGGAACCCACCAGAGCTCTGGTTCTCACTCTCATAATCTGTGAATGCGGTTTATTACTTGGAAACGTAGACGTTTTGGCTCCTCTCTTGTCTATGTTCTTTTTGATGTGCTACGGATTTGTCAACCTCGCCTGTGCAGTGCAGACCTTACTTAGAACCCCAAATTGGAGGCCACGTTTCAAGTACTACCATTGGATTCTTTCAGTCATAGGCTTGACCCTCTGTATCTCAGTTATGTTCATGTCGTCCTGGTATTTGGCCTTGGTGGCTATGGGCATGGCTGGGGTTATCTACAAGTATATTGAGTATCGAGG AGCTGAGAAGGAATGGGGAGACGGAATTAGAGGTCTAGCTCTATCAGCTGCAAGATTCTCTCTTCTCCGCTTGGAAGAAGGTCCTCCACATACCAAAAATTGGCGTCCTCAGATTCTGCTCTTGGTAAAACTGAACTCTGAGTTCCAACCTGAGCATCGCAAATATGTTTCCCTGGTCTCGCAACTGAAAGCTGGCAAAGGTTTAACGATCTGCGCTTCTGTTATCGAAGGAGACTATACTGAGCAGGCTGTAGAGGCCGTGAAAGCTAAGCAATCACTCAAAGCAATTATGGATAAAGAAAAAGTCAAAGGCTTTGCAGAGATTTTGGTGGCTAAGAACGTCCCCGATGGTCTTTGTAATTT GGTTCAAACAGCAGGCTTGGGAGGTTTGAAACCGAACACTGTAATCTTAAGTTGGCCTTATGGATGGAGAGACGACGCAGATGAAGAACAAGCGTTTGAGAACACCGTTCGCACCCTTACAGCTGCCAAAATGGCCTTACTTATACCAAGAGGCATCGATTTCTTCCCAGATATCACTCAGAAAATGAATGGGCACATCGATATTTGGTGGATAGTGCACGACGGTGGGCTACTGATGCTGATTCCTTTCTTACTCAAACAACACCGCAGctggaaaaattgtaaactgCGCATCTTCACTGTGGCCCAATTTAACGACAACTCCATTCAAATGAAGAAggatttgaagaaatttctaTATCAATTGAGAATAGAAGCAGAGGTGGATGTTGTGGAAATG TCGGACAAAGATATATCTGCTTACGCTTATGAGAGGACTTTAGTAATGGAGCAACGAACTCAAATGCTGAGAGAACTTCATCTCAATAAAAGGCAGGCTTTGGGAATG aCGCTTACGAATGGTGGACTCGAAGAGACTATCCTG GTGCAAACAGTGGTTGACCAGCATCATGCGATTGAAAAGACACCTTCCAAAGTCAGGTTCCAAGAACCCAAAGTCACAGATAACGCCGCTGCTGACAATAAAACGGAAAATACGACTGAAGCAAAAAGCGAACCCACGAACGAG CCAAATCCAAAGGAGGAAGACTGCGAAAATAACACCAAAGAAAAGGAAGATGGAGCACCAGAAAAAGAGAGTTTGAAGGAGCAGAACGCTGAAGATTCCAATGAGGGCGACGGCATTTCTTT agAGGCAGACACAGTAAGACGAGTGCATACTGCAATGAGGCTCAACGAAACAATCCGAGCAATGTCGAAAGACTCTCAGCTTGTAATTTTGAACCTACCTAGTCCGCCTAAGAACCCGGTACCAGGAAAACAGTATTACT ATTTGGACTTTTTGGAAGTATTGTCCGAAGGCATGGAGAAAGTATTGATGGTGAGAGGGGGCGGTCGAGAAGTGATCACCATTTATTCATAA
- the LOC136409479 gene encoding tax1-binding protein 3 homolog — MCAKMAFQHQAGTAMECLSIPITLHKEVCGDQMRCGFKIGGGIDQDYNKSPQGYTDNGIYVTEVHESSPASRAGLRVHDKILQCNGYDFTMVTHKKAVSYIKKNPTLSLLVARKGVTST, encoded by the exons ATGTGTGCAAAAATGGCCTTTCAGCATCAAGCTGGGACAGCTATGGAGTGCTTGAGC ATTCCTATTACATTACATAAAGAAGTTTGTGGAGATCAAATGAGATGTGGCTTTAAAATTGGGGGTGGAATAGACCAAGATTACAATAAGAGTCCACAAGGATATACAGACAAT GGCATTTATGTAACCGAAGTCCATGAGTCATCTCCAGCTTCTAGAGCTGGGTTAAGAGTTCATGATAAAATATTGCAATGTAATGGCTATGATTTTACCATGGTAACTCATAAAAAGGCTGTAAGCTACATCAAGAAGAATCCAACATTAAGCTTGCTAGTTGCTCGGAAGGGTGTTACATCCACTTAA
- the kcc gene encoding solute carrier family 12 member 6 isoform X3 encodes MPERFNVTRAEDPGNYNSFSETKDEGNNFSSFSADNEDQRVTEKLLPDKRPNPTIVSSGYEEPFDFYYDTEDEEERPRISTFVSSLANYSNTIPNPTSDPDAPPAPPEKGAQMGTLVGVYLPCIQNIFGVILFIRLTWVVGTAGALCGFLIVLICCCVTMLTAISMSAIATNGVVPAGGSYFMISRAIGPEFGGAVGMLFYTGTTLAAAMYIVGAVEIVLVYMAPSITLFGDISDDTVKFNNFRIYGTCILIIMGLIVYIGVKFVNKFAAIALACVLLSIVAVYVGIFYNFHGSDKLFMCVLGNRLLKVEDISHCTKNITGPLYKEYCPNNLCFDYWQKNNLTVERGIKGLSSGVFFDNIHNSFLTEGQFIAKGNHPVDADNVGGNAYSQVMVDITTTFTILIGIFFPSVTGIMAGSNRSGDLKDAQKSIPIGTICAIVTTSTVYLSSVLLFAATVDNLLLRDKFGSSIGGKLVVANFAWPNQWVILIGSFLSTLGAGLQSLTGAPRLLQAIAKDEIIPFLAPFAVSSSRGEPTRALVLTLIICECGLLLGNVDVLAPLLSMFFLMCYGFVNLACAVQTLLRTPNWRPRFKYYHWILSVIGLTLCISVMFMSSWYLALVAMGMAGVIYKYIEYRGAEKEWGDGIRGLALSAARFSLLRLEEGPPHTKNWRPQILLLVKLNSEFQPEHRKYVSLVSQLKAGKGLTICASVIEGDYTEQAVEAVKAKQSLKAIMDKEKVKGFAEILVAKNVPDGLCNLVQTAGLGGLKPNTVILSWPYGWRDDADEEQAFENTVRTLTAAKMALLIPRGIDFFPDITQKMNGHIDIWWIVHDGGLLMLIPFLLKQHRSWKNCKLRIFTVAQFNDNSIQMKKDLKKFLYQLRIEAEVDVVEMSDKDISAYAYERTLVMEQRTQMLRELHLNKRQALGMVQTVVDQHHAIEKTPSKVRFQEPKVTDNAAADNKTENTTEAKSEPTNEPNPKEEDCENNTKEKEDGAPEKESLKEQNAEDSNEGDGISLEADTVRRVHTAMRLNETIRAMSKDSQLVILNLPSPPKNPVPGKQYYYLDFLEVLSEGMEKVLMVRGGGREVITIYS; translated from the exons GGTATGAAGAACCTTTCGACTTCTACTACGACACCGAAGATGAAGAAGAAAGACCAAGAATCTCTACATTCGTTAGCTCCTTGGCAAACTATTCCAACACAATTCCTAATCCTACCAGTGACCCGGACGCACCCCCTGCACCTCCAGAAAAGGGGGCACAAATGGGTACCCTCGTAGGAGTTTATCTGCCTTgtattcaaaacatttttggtgtCATTTTGTTCATTCGTCTTACTTGG GTTGTAGGAACAGCAGGAGCCCTTTGTGGCTTTTTGATCGTACTCATTTGTTGTTGCGTAACCATGCTAACAGCTATTTCCATGTCTGCGATTGCCACTAACGGGGTGGTACCGGCAGGGGGGAGTTACTTTATGATATCTCGAGCAATTGGACCTGAATTTGGTGGTGCAGTTGGGATGCTTTTCTACACTGGTACAACATTAGCTGCTGCAATGTATATTGTGGGTGCTGTTGAAATTGTATTG gtTTACATGGCTCCATCGATAACATTGTTCGGAGATATATCTGACGATACTGTGAAGTTTAACAACTTCCGGATTTATGGAACAtgcattttaattatcatGGGTCTCATCGTTTATATTGGGGTGAAGTTCGTTAACAAGTTCGCTGCAATTGCTCTTGCCTGCGTACTGCTTTCCATTGTAGCTGTTTACGTGGGGATTTTTTACAACTTCCATGGCAGCGACAAGCTATT CATGTGCGTATTGGGAAATCGACTTCTCAAAGTGGAAGATATAAGCCACTGTACTAAGAACATCACTGGGCCTTTATACAAGGAGTATTGTCCTAATAATCTTTGCTTTGATTATTGGCAGAAGAATAATCTTACCGTGGAGAGAGGAATTAAAGGGCTGTCTTCTGGAGTATTTTTTG ATAACATCCATAACAGTTTCCTGACGGAAGGGCAATTTATAGCTAAGGGGAATCATCCTGTTGACGCGGACAATGTTGGTGGAAATGCATATTCCCAAGTGATGGTTGATATAACTACCACTTTCACTATACTGATCGGTATTTTTTTCCCGTCCGTAACTGGAATTATGGCTGGATCTAATCGTTCGGGTGATCTCAAAGACGCACAAAAGTCTATACCTATAGGCACAATATGTGCTATTGTGACTACTTCAACTGTATACTTATCTTCAGTATTGTTATTTGCTGCGACCGTCGATAATCTACTTCTAAGGGACAA GTTTGGAAGTTCGATAGGTGGGAAGCTGGTCGTGGCAAACTTTGCATGGCCAAACCAATGGGTTATTTTGATAGGATCATTTTTGTCCACATTAGGAGCAGGCCTGCAATCTCTTACTGGGGCTCCTCGACTATTGCAAGCTATAGCCAAAGATGAAATCATACCATTTCTAGCTCCTTTTGCCGTTTCATCTTCACGTGGGGAACCCACCAGAGCTCTGGTTCTCACTCTCATAATCTGTGAATGCGGTTTATTACTTGGAAACGTAGACGTTTTGGCTCCTCTCTTGTCTATGTTCTTTTTGATGTGCTACGGATTTGTCAACCTCGCCTGTGCAGTGCAGACCTTACTTAGAACCCCAAATTGGAGGCCACGTTTCAAGTACTACCATTGGATTCTTTCAGTCATAGGCTTGACCCTCTGTATCTCAGTTATGTTCATGTCGTCCTGGTATTTGGCCTTGGTGGCTATGGGCATGGCTGGGGTTATCTACAAGTATATTGAGTATCGAGG AGCTGAGAAGGAATGGGGAGACGGAATTAGAGGTCTAGCTCTATCAGCTGCAAGATTCTCTCTTCTCCGCTTGGAAGAAGGTCCTCCACATACCAAAAATTGGCGTCCTCAGATTCTGCTCTTGGTAAAACTGAACTCTGAGTTCCAACCTGAGCATCGCAAATATGTTTCCCTGGTCTCGCAACTGAAAGCTGGCAAAGGTTTAACGATCTGCGCTTCTGTTATCGAAGGAGACTATACTGAGCAGGCTGTAGAGGCCGTGAAAGCTAAGCAATCACTCAAAGCAATTATGGATAAAGAAAAAGTCAAAGGCTTTGCAGAGATTTTGGTGGCTAAGAACGTCCCCGATGGTCTTTGTAATTT GGTTCAAACAGCAGGCTTGGGAGGTTTGAAACCGAACACTGTAATCTTAAGTTGGCCTTATGGATGGAGAGACGACGCAGATGAAGAACAAGCGTTTGAGAACACCGTTCGCACCCTTACAGCTGCCAAAATGGCCTTACTTATACCAAGAGGCATCGATTTCTTCCCAGATATCACTCAGAAAATGAATGGGCACATCGATATTTGGTGGATAGTGCACGACGGTGGGCTACTGATGCTGATTCCTTTCTTACTCAAACAACACCGCAGctggaaaaattgtaaactgCGCATCTTCACTGTGGCCCAATTTAACGACAACTCCATTCAAATGAAGAAggatttgaagaaatttctaTATCAATTGAGAATAGAAGCAGAGGTGGATGTTGTGGAAATG TCGGACAAAGATATATCTGCTTACGCTTATGAGAGGACTTTAGTAATGGAGCAACGAACTCAAATGCTGAGAGAACTTCATCTCAATAAAAGGCAGGCTTTGGGAATG GTGCAAACAGTGGTTGACCAGCATCATGCGATTGAAAAGACACCTTCCAAAGTCAGGTTCCAAGAACCCAAAGTCACAGATAACGCCGCTGCTGACAATAAAACGGAAAATACGACTGAAGCAAAAAGCGAACCCACGAACGAG CCAAATCCAAAGGAGGAAGACTGCGAAAATAACACCAAAGAAAAGGAAGATGGAGCACCAGAAAAAGAGAGTTTGAAGGAGCAGAACGCTGAAGATTCCAATGAGGGCGACGGCATTTCTTT agAGGCAGACACAGTAAGACGAGTGCATACTGCAATGAGGCTCAACGAAACAATCCGAGCAATGTCGAAAGACTCTCAGCTTGTAATTTTGAACCTACCTAGTCCGCCTAAGAACCCGGTACCAGGAAAACAGTATTACT ATTTGGACTTTTTGGAAGTATTGTCCGAAGGCATGGAGAAAGTATTGATGGTGAGAGGGGGCGGTCGAGAAGTGATCACCATTTATTCATAA
- the kcc gene encoding solute carrier family 12 member 6 isoform X1 codes for MPERFNVTRAEDPGNYNSFSETKDEGNNFSSFSADNEDQRVTEKLLPDKRPNPTIVSSGYEEPFDFYYDTEDEEERPRISTFVSSLANYSNTIPNPTSDPDAPPAPPEKGAQMGTLVGVYLPCIQNIFGVILFIRLTWVVGTAGALCGFLIVLICCCVTMLTAISMSAIATNGVVPAGGSYFMISRAIGPEFGGAVGMLFYTGTTLAAAMYIVGAVEIVLVYMAPSITLFGDISDDTVKFNNFRIYGTCILIIMGLIVYIGVKFVNKFAAIALACVLLSIVAVYVGIFYNFHGSDKLFMCVLGNRLLKVEDISHCTKNITGPLYKEYCPNNLCFDYWQKNNLTVERGIKGLSSGVFFDNIHNSFLTEGQFIAKGNHPVDADNVGGNAYSQVMVDITTTFTILIGIFFPSVTGIMAGSNRSGDLKDAQKSIPIGTICAIVTTSTVYLSSVLLFAATVDNLLLRDKFGSSIGGKLVVANFAWPNQWVILIGSFLSTLGAGLQSLTGAPRLLQAIAKDEIIPFLAPFAVSSSRGEPTRALVLTLIICECGLLLGNVDVLAPLLSMFFLMCYGFVNLACAVQTLLRTPNWRPRFKYYHWILSVIGLTLCISVMFMSSWYLALVAMGMAGVIYKYIEYRGAEKEWGDGIRGLALSAARFSLLRLEEGPPHTKNWRPQILLLVKLNSEFQPEHRKYVSLVSQLKAGKGLTICASVIEGDYTEQAVEAVKAKQSLKAIMDKEKVKGFAEILVAKNVPDGLCNLVQTAGLGGLKPNTVILSWPYGWRDDADEEQAFENTVRTLTAAKMALLIPRGIDFFPDITQKMNGHIDIWWIVHDGGLLMLIPFLLKQHRSWKNCKLRIFTVAQFNDNSIQMKKDLKKFLYQLRIEAEVDVVEMSDKDISAYAYERTLVMEQRTQMLRELHLNKRQALGMTLTNGGLEETILVQTVVDQHHAIEKTPSKVRFQEPKVTDNAAADNKTENTTEAKSEPTNEPNPKEEDCENNTKEKEDGAPEKESLKEQNAEDSNEGDGISLEADTVRRVHTAMRLNETIRAMSKDSQLVILNLPSPPKNPVPGKQYYYLDFLEVLSEGMEKVLMVRGGGREVITIYS; via the exons GGTATGAAGAACCTTTCGACTTCTACTACGACACCGAAGATGAAGAAGAAAGACCAAGAATCTCTACATTCGTTAGCTCCTTGGCAAACTATTCCAACACAATTCCTAATCCTACCAGTGACCCGGACGCACCCCCTGCACCTCCAGAAAAGGGGGCACAAATGGGTACCCTCGTAGGAGTTTATCTGCCTTgtattcaaaacatttttggtgtCATTTTGTTCATTCGTCTTACTTGG GTTGTAGGAACAGCAGGAGCCCTTTGTGGCTTTTTGATCGTACTCATTTGTTGTTGCGTAACCATGCTAACAGCTATTTCCATGTCTGCGATTGCCACTAACGGGGTGGTACCGGCAGGGGGGAGTTACTTTATGATATCTCGAGCAATTGGACCTGAATTTGGTGGTGCAGTTGGGATGCTTTTCTACACTGGTACAACATTAGCTGCTGCAATGTATATTGTGGGTGCTGTTGAAATTGTATTG gtTTACATGGCTCCATCGATAACATTGTTCGGAGATATATCTGACGATACTGTGAAGTTTAACAACTTCCGGATTTATGGAACAtgcattttaattatcatGGGTCTCATCGTTTATATTGGGGTGAAGTTCGTTAACAAGTTCGCTGCAATTGCTCTTGCCTGCGTACTGCTTTCCATTGTAGCTGTTTACGTGGGGATTTTTTACAACTTCCATGGCAGCGACAAGCTATT CATGTGCGTATTGGGAAATCGACTTCTCAAAGTGGAAGATATAAGCCACTGTACTAAGAACATCACTGGGCCTTTATACAAGGAGTATTGTCCTAATAATCTTTGCTTTGATTATTGGCAGAAGAATAATCTTACCGTGGAGAGAGGAATTAAAGGGCTGTCTTCTGGAGTATTTTTTG ATAACATCCATAACAGTTTCCTGACGGAAGGGCAATTTATAGCTAAGGGGAATCATCCTGTTGACGCGGACAATGTTGGTGGAAATGCATATTCCCAAGTGATGGTTGATATAACTACCACTTTCACTATACTGATCGGTATTTTTTTCCCGTCCGTAACTGGAATTATGGCTGGATCTAATCGTTCGGGTGATCTCAAAGACGCACAAAAGTCTATACCTATAGGCACAATATGTGCTATTGTGACTACTTCAACTGTATACTTATCTTCAGTATTGTTATTTGCTGCGACCGTCGATAATCTACTTCTAAGGGACAA GTTTGGAAGTTCGATAGGTGGGAAGCTGGTCGTGGCAAACTTTGCATGGCCAAACCAATGGGTTATTTTGATAGGATCATTTTTGTCCACATTAGGAGCAGGCCTGCAATCTCTTACTGGGGCTCCTCGACTATTGCAAGCTATAGCCAAAGATGAAATCATACCATTTCTAGCTCCTTTTGCCGTTTCATCTTCACGTGGGGAACCCACCAGAGCTCTGGTTCTCACTCTCATAATCTGTGAATGCGGTTTATTACTTGGAAACGTAGACGTTTTGGCTCCTCTCTTGTCTATGTTCTTTTTGATGTGCTACGGATTTGTCAACCTCGCCTGTGCAGTGCAGACCTTACTTAGAACCCCAAATTGGAGGCCACGTTTCAAGTACTACCATTGGATTCTTTCAGTCATAGGCTTGACCCTCTGTATCTCAGTTATGTTCATGTCGTCCTGGTATTTGGCCTTGGTGGCTATGGGCATGGCTGGGGTTATCTACAAGTATATTGAGTATCGAGG AGCTGAGAAGGAATGGGGAGACGGAATTAGAGGTCTAGCTCTATCAGCTGCAAGATTCTCTCTTCTCCGCTTGGAAGAAGGTCCTCCACATACCAAAAATTGGCGTCCTCAGATTCTGCTCTTGGTAAAACTGAACTCTGAGTTCCAACCTGAGCATCGCAAATATGTTTCCCTGGTCTCGCAACTGAAAGCTGGCAAAGGTTTAACGATCTGCGCTTCTGTTATCGAAGGAGACTATACTGAGCAGGCTGTAGAGGCCGTGAAAGCTAAGCAATCACTCAAAGCAATTATGGATAAAGAAAAAGTCAAAGGCTTTGCAGAGATTTTGGTGGCTAAGAACGTCCCCGATGGTCTTTGTAATTT GGTTCAAACAGCAGGCTTGGGAGGTTTGAAACCGAACACTGTAATCTTAAGTTGGCCTTATGGATGGAGAGACGACGCAGATGAAGAACAAGCGTTTGAGAACACCGTTCGCACCCTTACAGCTGCCAAAATGGCCTTACTTATACCAAGAGGCATCGATTTCTTCCCAGATATCACTCAGAAAATGAATGGGCACATCGATATTTGGTGGATAGTGCACGACGGTGGGCTACTGATGCTGATTCCTTTCTTACTCAAACAACACCGCAGctggaaaaattgtaaactgCGCATCTTCACTGTGGCCCAATTTAACGACAACTCCATTCAAATGAAGAAggatttgaagaaatttctaTATCAATTGAGAATAGAAGCAGAGGTGGATGTTGTGGAAATG TCGGACAAAGATATATCTGCTTACGCTTATGAGAGGACTTTAGTAATGGAGCAACGAACTCAAATGCTGAGAGAACTTCATCTCAATAAAAGGCAGGCTTTGGGAATG aCGCTTACGAATGGTGGACTCGAAGAGACTATCCTG GTGCAAACAGTGGTTGACCAGCATCATGCGATTGAAAAGACACCTTCCAAAGTCAGGTTCCAAGAACCCAAAGTCACAGATAACGCCGCTGCTGACAATAAAACGGAAAATACGACTGAAGCAAAAAGCGAACCCACGAACGAG CCAAATCCAAAGGAGGAAGACTGCGAAAATAACACCAAAGAAAAGGAAGATGGAGCACCAGAAAAAGAGAGTTTGAAGGAGCAGAACGCTGAAGATTCCAATGAGGGCGACGGCATTTCTTT agAGGCAGACACAGTAAGACGAGTGCATACTGCAATGAGGCTCAACGAAACAATCCGAGCAATGTCGAAAGACTCTCAGCTTGTAATTTTGAACCTACCTAGTCCGCCTAAGAACCCGGTACCAGGAAAACAGTATTACT ATTTGGACTTTTTGGAAGTATTGTCCGAAGGCATGGAGAAAGTATTGATGGTGAGAGGGGGCGGTCGAGAAGTGATCACCATTTATTCATAA
- the LOC136409564 gene encoding protein trapped in endoderm-1-like, translating to MDDEGGVIRYPKEATVFASVCAVVFCIFGVVGNFVTILALLRCPKLKAHATTAFVMSLCVSDLLFCSFNLPLTAARYITEQWIFGDALCQLFPVFFYGNVAVSLLNMVAITLNRYVLITMYDYYNKFYSKISICLQLLCTWLIAFLIMMPPLTGIWGRLGLDPSTFSCTILQKDGKSPKKFIFLLGFAFPCLVIIIAYSCIYWTVRSSKRRLRSHDTRTHHRASKRERDDRRLTRLMALIFICFLFCFLPLMLVNVFDDKVSYPALHVFSSILAWASSVINPFIYAATNKQYRSAYKKLFTVVRSSVVSGPESLHSNSLRSKQDKMQSVSYKHKGSSSAIV from the exons ATGGATGACGAGGGGGGTGTTATTAGGTACCCCAAGGAAGCCACAGTTTTTGCCTCAGTTTGTGCCgttgttttttgtatttttggtGTTGTAG gtAATTTTGTAACAATTTTGGCCCTATTGCGATGCCCAAAATTAAAGGCCCACGCTACAACAGCATTCGTGATGTCTCTCTGCGTTTCCGATTTGCTGTTTTGCAGCTTTAACTTACCTCTAACAGCAGCGAGGTACATTACCGAACAGTGGATATTCGGAGATGCACTTTGCCAGTTATTTCCAGTTTTCTTCTATGGAAATGTCGCCGTTTCTCTACTTAATATGGTTGCAATTACTCTAAATAG ATACGTACTGATTACCATGTACGATTACTACAACAAATTTTACTCGAAGATATCCATTTGCTTGCAGCTGCTCTGTACCTGGCTCATAGCGTTTCTAATAATG ATGCCTCCGTTGACCGGAATTTGGGGTCGCCTAGGACTGGACCCGTCAACGTTTTCCTGCACAATTCTTCAAAAGGACGGGAAATCCcccaaaaaattcattttcttgcTGGGGTTTGCCTTCCCTTGTCTGGTCATCATCATCGCTTATTCTTGCATTTATTGGACTGTGCGCAGTTCAAAACGAAGGCTTAGGTCCCACGA CACAAGAACCCACCACAGAGCCAGCAAAAGAGAACGCGACGATAGGAGATTGACCAGACTGATGGCCCTAATCTTCATATGTTTCCTCTTCTGCTTTTTGCCATTAATGCTAGTCAATGTGTTCGACGACAAAGTCTCCTACCCAGCCTTACATGTCTTCTCTTCCATCCTCGCATGGGCTTCATCAGTAATCAACCCTTTCATATATGCCGCTACAAATAAACAGTACAGATCAGCTTACAAAAAGCTGTTTACCGTAGTGAGGTCAAGTGTCGTCAGTGGGCCCGAATCCCTTCATTCCAACTCACTAAGGTCCAAACAAGACAAAATGCAAAGTGTTAGCTATAAGCATAAGGGAAGCAGCAGCGCTATAGTTTAA